A region from the Drosophila bipectinata strain 14024-0381.07 chromosome 3R, DbipHiC1v2, whole genome shotgun sequence genome encodes:
- the mesh gene encoding protein mesh isoform X5, translating into MRFKLFVVCALACGFMAYVLANENISTEEDLDYQVINAVPQIVTNPKPSQPAKPKTDTEFVEVVKDVPKTTTKPKPSTSPTPKPTPGGQRMIPVVHVTSRGTDDVLTVAGLKPQKQFGALVMPDEYMGELIDINTGYNWDPNNNVAPPGSPSTAAGGYTITPARLAELRSNFMYWFFDKDTKGGRGDYQFDIHASMTQLHKNLNFQMPFYGFRFNYTRLSLNGYLEFSDPPEYLTYPLVFPIKDWPTKRDPSFMGIFFSKCRVGRIYPSDIDQRTPGVYFRVERDLMGRTDQMGVEVRERTMWDIRQGVVGAETFVPKHVVIATWKNVSFAGGIDNSLFMTNTFQMVVATDEVYTYLIYNYAVLNWLSHTEAGGDTTTGAGGVPAFVGFNAGNGTQAYEYKPYSQNMVIRDLANRGWANGFPGRHIFRVDEQILIGSCNKDIDAALLPLTFAPESGNMLGGQVVNITGPCFDPNVRVTCHFDTESVLGTYVDTNRVICVQPFLKAEGYIRFQISVGTQRFKWRGKYFVETPAAATEKIFFTTDDVYKKNPSEIKITWIPYNLTTNNNANVMISLWGYRETKIEPQLEYIDVIEPSYSNSGSYVITPSNYLNRKNVNRDMQFGFLQINLTQPDQYSGLSISPVLWSRPVPLAWYMAPQWKEQHGIQWPRALCDNWLRSDRFLRNFAADLPLCPCTLDQAVLDKGRYRPDRECDKDSNPSCLRHRGAIHCVVSGTPCPRS; encoded by the exons ATGCGCTTCAAACTGTTTGTGGTTTGTGCGCTGGCCTGTGGCTTCATGGCCTACGTCCTGGCCAACGAAAACATATCCACCGAGGAGGACCTGGACTATCAGGTTATCAACGCAGTGCCCCAAATCGTAACGAATCCAAAACCATCCCAGCCCGCCAAGCCCAAAACGGACACCGAATTCGTGGAGGTGGTGAAGGATGTGCCCAAAACGACGACAAAACCGAAACCCAGTACGAGCCCCACCCCGAAGCCCACTCCCGGTGGCCAGCGGATGATACCTGTGGTGCATGTCACCAGCCGCGGAACCGACGATGTCCTCACCGTGGCAGGATTGAAACCACAGAAGCAGTTCGGAGCTCTAGTCATGCCAGACGAGTACATGGGCGAGTTGATAGATATCAACACTGGTTACAATTGGG ATCCCAACAATAATGTCGCTCCGCCTGGATCGCCTTCGACTGCTGCGGGGGGATACACCATCACTCCCGCCCGATTGGCAGAGCTTCGGAGCAACTTCATGTACTGGTTCTTCGACAAGGACACGAAAGGGGGACGTGGTGATTACCAGTTTGATATCCACGCCTCGATGACGCAGCTCCACAAGAATCTTAACTTCCAAATGCCTTTCTACGGATTCCGTTTCAACTACACAAGG CTCTCCCTCAATGGTTATTTGGAGTTCTCCGATCCCCCAGAGTACCTGACCTATCCCCTCGTCTTCCCGATTAAGGACTGGCCCACCAAGCGGGATCCCTCGTTCATGGGCATCTTCTTCAGCAAGTGCCGTGTCGGACGCATCTATCCCTCGGATATTGACCAGCGCACACCCGGTGTTTACTTCCG CGTGGAACGTGATCTGATGGGACGGACGGACCAGATGGGCGTGGAGGTGCGGGAGCGCACCATGTGGGATATCCGGCAGGGCGTGGTGGGCGCTGAGACTTTTGTACCCAAGCACGTGGTGATCGCCACCTGGAAGAACGTGTCCTTTGCCGGTGGCATTGACAACTCCCTCTTCATG ACAAACACATTCCAAATGGTTGTGGCCACTGACGAAGTCTACACCTACCTCATCTACAACTATGCCGTGCTGAACTGGTTGTCCCATACTGAGGCAGGAGGAGATACCACCACAGGAGCGGGTGGTGTGCCAGCATTC GTCGGTTTCAATGCTGGCAATGGCACTCAGGCCTACGAGTACAAGCCCTACAGCCAGAACATGGTAATACGAGATCTGGCCAACAGGGGATGGGCCAACGGATTCCCAGGACGTCATATTTTCCGAGTGGACGAGCAGATTTTGATTGGCTCTTGTAATAAGGACATAG atGCCGCTCTGTTGCCTCTGACCTTTGCTCCCGAATCTGGCAACATGTTGGGTGGTCAGGTGGTTAACATCACAGGTCCCTGCTTCGATCCAAACGTCCGGGTGACATGCCACTTCGATACGGAATCCGTACTGGGCACCTATGTGGACACGAACCGCGTTATTTGCGTGCAACCGTTCTTGAAGGCCGAAGGCTATATCCGATTCCAGATCTCCGTCGGCACCCAGCGGTTCAAGTGGCGCGGCAAGTACTTTGTGGAGACACCGGCCGCCGCCACCGAGAAGATCTTTTTCACCACCGACGACGTGTACAAGAAGAACCCCAGCGAGATCAAGATCACCTGGATCCCGTACAATTTGACCACGAATAACAATGCTAATGTGATGATCTCGCTTTGGGGTTACCGGGAGACAAAGATCGAGCCGCAGTTGGAATACATCGATGTAATCGAGCCTAGTTATTCGAATTCGGGCAGTTATGTAATCACACCGTCGAACTACTTGAATCGGAAGAACGTCAACCGCGACATGCAGTTCGGATTCTTGCAAATCAACCTCACCCAGCCGGATCAGTACTCTGGCCTCTCCATCAGCCC AGTCCTGTGGTCCCGACCAGTTCCATTGGCCTGGTACATGGCACCCCAGTGGAAGGAGCAGCACGGAATACAGTGGCCGCGGGCTCTTTGCGATAATTGGCTTCGCTCGGACCGATTCCTGAG GAACTTTGCTGCTGACCTGCCCCTATGCCCCTGCACTCTGGACCAGGCTGTCCTGGACAAAGGACGCTACCGACCGGATCGAGAGTGCGACAAGGACTCGAACCCCAGTTGCCTCAGGCATCGTGGCGCCATTCATTGCGTGGTCAGTGGAACGCCA TGCCCAAGGAGCTGA
- the mesh gene encoding protein mesh isoform X1: MRFKLFVVCALACGFMAYVLANENISTEEDLDYQVINAVPQIVTNPKPSQPAKPKTDTEFVEVVKDVPKTTTKPKPSTSPTPKPTPGGQRMIPVVHVTSRGTDDVLTVAGLKPQKQFGALVMPDEYMGELIDINTGYNWDPNNNVAPPGSPSTAAGGYTITPARLAELRSNFMYWFFDKDTKGGRGDYQFDIHASMTQLHKNLNFQMPFYGFRFNYTRLSLNGYLEFSDPPEYLTYPLVFPIKDWPTKRDPSFMGIFFSKCRVGRIYPSDIDQRTPGVYFRVERDLMGRTDQMGVEVRERTMWDIRQGVVGAETFVPKHVVIATWKNVSFAGGIDNSLFMTNTFQMVVATDEVYTYLIYNYAVLNWLSHTEAGGDTTTGAGGVPAFVGFNAGNGTQAYEYKPYSQNMVIRDLANRGWANGFPGRHIFRVDEQILIGSCNKDIDAALLPLTFAPESGNMLGGQVVNITGPCFDPNVRVTCHFDTESVLGTYVDTNRVICVQPFLKAEGYIRFQISVGTQRFKWRGKYFVETPAAATEKIFFTTDDVYKKNPSEIKITWIPYNLTTNNNANVMISLWGYRETKIEPQLEYIDVIEPSYSNSGSYVITPSNYLNRKNVNRDMQFGFLQINLTQPDQYSGLSISPVLWSRPVPLAWYMAPQWKEQHGIQWPRALCDNWLRSDRFLRNFAADLPLCPCTLDQAVLDKGRYRPDRECDKDSNPSCLRHRGAIHCVVSGTPVAQGAEQQCCYDRYGYLMLTYDQMWGSRPRRVHNLGKMPWNEASKVPSLSMWFHDMRPFYSCCAWQEEQAVGCETYRFERRPSQDCVAYQAPGIAGVFGDPHFVTFDGTAYTFNGLGEFVLARSIDESNRFEVQGRFQQLPSNYYGDVQATQLTAVAMRGNTTTTIEVRLRPLHARWRYRLDVLADGRRVYFDRESLKFQHFDGVTVYTPTYLLNQSQVVVQFDAGIGVEVVENEGFMTGRVFLPWNFINKTAGLFGNWSFNKLDDFVLPNGQVATINTNDLRSIHTNFGLKWMLTDRDVPGVGAALFTREFGRMSSYYANSTFQPNYVLDPADFLPGNRSYDAERAEELCGECLQCQYDYAMTLNRDLAHFTKNYYDTIVNMQAENAQRVVSCGVLQTPRFGRKLSFDFMPGAKVSFECNEGFILLGDQRRECLSNGLWNVPEYGYTECLREVYYTRRIAFIAIGIIFLVICPLMLCIVCGVYRYRQKQLKEDPHWQMPVLPRSRASSARNLRTLNYDDDSDTDASTLKKSRSYDKVYRTNEPLPGKPQIDFPAKKWDLDENDEDVTSSEGEKPKQSGRRSLRASGTDLDQHQNHDHEDHEDDDDFDEADVHTGTIHPAGYHQPLSPEEADQLHRQQYSPAFSGLDSRTSGASSINYTPQAATQNRFGGVPVLPSNTQYYSRPPSGVPTATATPLRTAPTPLTQESGLPSPPLATSPTPSVQKSTEV; the protein is encoded by the exons ATGCGCTTCAAACTGTTTGTGGTTTGTGCGCTGGCCTGTGGCTTCATGGCCTACGTCCTGGCCAACGAAAACATATCCACCGAGGAGGACCTGGACTATCAGGTTATCAACGCAGTGCCCCAAATCGTAACGAATCCAAAACCATCCCAGCCCGCCAAGCCCAAAACGGACACCGAATTCGTGGAGGTGGTGAAGGATGTGCCCAAAACGACGACAAAACCGAAACCCAGTACGAGCCCCACCCCGAAGCCCACTCCCGGTGGCCAGCGGATGATACCTGTGGTGCATGTCACCAGCCGCGGAACCGACGATGTCCTCACCGTGGCAGGATTGAAACCACAGAAGCAGTTCGGAGCTCTAGTCATGCCAGACGAGTACATGGGCGAGTTGATAGATATCAACACTGGTTACAATTGGG ATCCCAACAATAATGTCGCTCCGCCTGGATCGCCTTCGACTGCTGCGGGGGGATACACCATCACTCCCGCCCGATTGGCAGAGCTTCGGAGCAACTTCATGTACTGGTTCTTCGACAAGGACACGAAAGGGGGACGTGGTGATTACCAGTTTGATATCCACGCCTCGATGACGCAGCTCCACAAGAATCTTAACTTCCAAATGCCTTTCTACGGATTCCGTTTCAACTACACAAGG CTCTCCCTCAATGGTTATTTGGAGTTCTCCGATCCCCCAGAGTACCTGACCTATCCCCTCGTCTTCCCGATTAAGGACTGGCCCACCAAGCGGGATCCCTCGTTCATGGGCATCTTCTTCAGCAAGTGCCGTGTCGGACGCATCTATCCCTCGGATATTGACCAGCGCACACCCGGTGTTTACTTCCG CGTGGAACGTGATCTGATGGGACGGACGGACCAGATGGGCGTGGAGGTGCGGGAGCGCACCATGTGGGATATCCGGCAGGGCGTGGTGGGCGCTGAGACTTTTGTACCCAAGCACGTGGTGATCGCCACCTGGAAGAACGTGTCCTTTGCCGGTGGCATTGACAACTCCCTCTTCATG ACAAACACATTCCAAATGGTTGTGGCCACTGACGAAGTCTACACCTACCTCATCTACAACTATGCCGTGCTGAACTGGTTGTCCCATACTGAGGCAGGAGGAGATACCACCACAGGAGCGGGTGGTGTGCCAGCATTC GTCGGTTTCAATGCTGGCAATGGCACTCAGGCCTACGAGTACAAGCCCTACAGCCAGAACATGGTAATACGAGATCTGGCCAACAGGGGATGGGCCAACGGATTCCCAGGACGTCATATTTTCCGAGTGGACGAGCAGATTTTGATTGGCTCTTGTAATAAGGACATAG atGCCGCTCTGTTGCCTCTGACCTTTGCTCCCGAATCTGGCAACATGTTGGGTGGTCAGGTGGTTAACATCACAGGTCCCTGCTTCGATCCAAACGTCCGGGTGACATGCCACTTCGATACGGAATCCGTACTGGGCACCTATGTGGACACGAACCGCGTTATTTGCGTGCAACCGTTCTTGAAGGCCGAAGGCTATATCCGATTCCAGATCTCCGTCGGCACCCAGCGGTTCAAGTGGCGCGGCAAGTACTTTGTGGAGACACCGGCCGCCGCCACCGAGAAGATCTTTTTCACCACCGACGACGTGTACAAGAAGAACCCCAGCGAGATCAAGATCACCTGGATCCCGTACAATTTGACCACGAATAACAATGCTAATGTGATGATCTCGCTTTGGGGTTACCGGGAGACAAAGATCGAGCCGCAGTTGGAATACATCGATGTAATCGAGCCTAGTTATTCGAATTCGGGCAGTTATGTAATCACACCGTCGAACTACTTGAATCGGAAGAACGTCAACCGCGACATGCAGTTCGGATTCTTGCAAATCAACCTCACCCAGCCGGATCAGTACTCTGGCCTCTCCATCAGCCC AGTCCTGTGGTCCCGACCAGTTCCATTGGCCTGGTACATGGCACCCCAGTGGAAGGAGCAGCACGGAATACAGTGGCCGCGGGCTCTTTGCGATAATTGGCTTCGCTCGGACCGATTCCTGAG GAACTTTGCTGCTGACCTGCCCCTATGCCCCTGCACTCTGGACCAGGCTGTCCTGGACAAAGGACGCTACCGACCGGATCGAGAGTGCGACAAGGACTCGAACCCCAGTTGCCTCAGGCATCGTGGCGCCATTCATTGCGTGGTCAGTGGAACGCCAGT TGCCCAAGGAGCTGAACAGCAGTGCTGCTACGATCGCTATGGCTACCTTATGCTGACCTACGACCAGATGTGGGGCTCCCGACCCCGTCGCGTCCACAACCTGGGCAAGATGCCCTGGAACGAGGCCAGCAAAGTGCCCTCGCTGTCCATGTGGTTCCACGACATGCGTCCCTTCTACTCCTGCTGTGCCTGGCAAGAGGAACAGGCCGTCGGATGCGAAACCTATCGCTTTGAGCGTCGTCCTTCGCAGGATTGTGTGGCCTACCAGGCGCCTGGTATCGCCGGCGTATTCGGTGACCCTCACTTCGTAACCTTTGACGGCACGGCGTACACTTTCAATGGCCTGGGAGAGTTCGTCCTGGCCCGTAGTATAGACGAGAGCAACCGCTTTGAGGTCCAGGGACGATTCCAGCAGCTACCATCTAACTATTACGGCGATGTCCAGGCCACCCAGTTGACGGCAGTGGCGATGCGCGgaaacaccaccaccaccattgAGGTACGTTTGCGTCCACTGCACGCCAGGTGGCGCTACCGCCTGGATGTCCTGGCCGACGGTCGTCGGGTGTACTTCGATCGCGAGAGTCTCAAGTTCCAGCACTTTGACGGTGTAACCGTCTACACTCCTACCTACCTGCTCAACCAGTCCCAGGTGGTGGTGCAATTCGATGCCGGCATTGGTGTAGAAGTGGTGGAGAACGAAGGATTTATGACAGGACGCGTTTTCCTGCCCTGGAATTTCATT aacaaaacGGCAGGACTCTTTGGCAACTGGAGTTTCAACAAGCTGGATGACTTTGTCCTGCCCAACGGACAGGTTGCTACGATAAATACCAACGATCTGCGCAGCATCCACACCAACTTTGGCCTCAAATGGATGCTCACGGACCGGGATGTGCCCGGAGTGGGAGCGGCTCTCTTTACCCGCGAATTCGGACGGATGTCTAGTTACTACGCCAATTCCACTTTCCAGCCGAACTACGTGCTTGATCCGGCGGACTTCCTGCCCGGAAATCGAAGCTACGACGCGGAACGGGCTGAGGAGTTGTGCGGCGAATGTTTGCAGTGTCAGTACGATTATGCAATGACCTTGAATCGGGATTTGGCGCACTTTACCAAGAACTACTACGACACTATAGTCAATATGCAGGCAGAAAATGCTCA GCGCGTTGTATCCTGTGGTGTCCTGCAAACTCCCCGATTTGGTCGCAAGCTAAGCTTTGACTTTATGCCGGGTGCCAAGGTGTCCTTTGAGTGTAACGAGGGCTTCATTCTGCTGGGTGATCAGAGGAGAGAGTGCCTCTCCAATGGCCTTTGGAATGTACCTGAGTATGGTTACACGGAATGTTTAC GTGAGGTGTACTACACGCGTCGCATCGCTTTCATTGCAATTGGCATTATCTTCCTGGTGATCTGCCCCCTGATGCTCTGCATCGTCTGCGGCGTCTACCGCTACCGCCAGAAGCAGCTGAAGGAGGACCCCCATTGGCAGATGCCCGTTCTGCCCCGGTCCCGGGCCAGCTCTGCTCGCAATCTGAGGACCCTGAACTATGACGACGATAGCGATACGGATGCCAGCACTTTGAAGAAAAGTAGGTCCTACGACAAAGTATATCGCACGAACGAACCATTACCTGGCAAACCGCAAATTGATTTTCCAGCTAAGAAATGGGATCTGGATGAGAACGACGAGGATGTAACCTCATCCGAAG GTGAGAAGCCGAAGCAGTCGGGTCGCCGCTCCCTGCGAGCCTCTGGAACGGACTTGGATCAGCATCAGAACCACGATCATGAAGATCACGAGGACGACGATGACTTTGACGAGGCGGACGTTCACACGGGCACCATTCATCCGGCCGGATACCACCAGCCCCTGTCGCCGGAGGAAGCTGATCAGCTGCACCGCCAGCAGTACAGCCCCGCCTTCAGTGGCCTGGACAGCCGCACGAGCGGCGCCAGCTCCATAAATTACACTCCCCAGGCGGCGACTCAGAACCGCTTTGGTGGAGTCCCGGTCCTCCCCAGCAATACCCAGTACTACAGCCGTCCGCCCTCCGGAGTGCCCACCGCCACGGCCACCCCCCTCCGGACAGCACCTACGCCGTTGACGCAAGAAAGCGGCCTGCCGTCGCCCCCGCTGGCCACTTCACCTACCCCCTCCGTCCAGAAGTCCACGGAGGTTTAA
- the mesh gene encoding protein mesh isoform X2 has product MRFKLFVVCALACGFMAYVLANENISTEEDLDYQVINAVPQIVTNPKPSQPAKPKTDTEFVEVVKDVPKTTTKPKPSTSPTPKPTPGGQRMIPVVHVTSRGTDDVLTVAGLKPQKQFGALVMPDEYMGELIDINTGYNWDPNNNVAPPGSPSTAAGGYTITPARLAELRSNFMYWFFDKDTKGGRGDYQFDIHASMTQLHKNLNFQMPFYGFRFNYTRLSLNGYLEFSDPPEYLTYPLVFPIKDWPTKRDPSFMGIFFSKCRVGRIYPSDIDQRTPGVYFRVERDLMGRTDQMGVEVRERTMWDIRQGVVGAETFVPKHVVIATWKNVSFAGGIDNSLFMTNTFQMVVATDEVYTYLIYNYAVLNWLSHTEAGGDTTTGAGGVPAFVGFNAGNGTQAYEYKPYSQNMVIRDLANRGWANGFPGRHIFRVDEQILIGSCNKDIDAALLPLTFAPESGNMLGGQVVNITGPCFDPNVRVTCHFDTESVLGTYVDTNRVICVQPFLKAEGYIRFQISVGTQRFKWRGKYFVETPAAATEKIFFTTDDVYKKNPSEIKITWIPYNLTTNNNANVMISLWGYRETKIEPQLEYIDVIEPSYSNSGSYVITPSNYLNRKNVNRDMQFGFLQINLTQPDQYSGLSISPVLWSRPVPLAWYMAPQWKEQHGIQWPRALCDNWLRSDRFLRNFAADLPLCPCTLDQAVLDKGRYRPDRECDKDSNPSCLRHRGAIHCVVSGTPVAQGAEQQCCYDRYGYLMLTYDQMWGSRPRRVHNLGKMPWNEASKVPSLSMWFHDMRPFYSCCAWQEEQAVGCETYRFERRPSQDCVAYQAPGIAGVFGDPHFVTFDGTAYTFNGLGEFVLARSIDESNRFEVQGRFQQLPSNYYGDVQATQLTAVAMRGNTTTTIEVRLRPLHARWRYRLDVLADGRRVYFDRESLKFQHFDGVTVYTPTYLLNQSQVVVQFDAGIGVEVVENEGFMTGRVFLPWNFINKTAGLFGNWSFNKLDDFVLPNGQVATINTNDLRSIHTNFGLKWMLTDRDVPGVGAALFTREFGRMSSYYANSTFQPNYVLDPADFLPGNRSYDAERAEELCGECLQCQYDYAMTLNRDLAHFTKNYYDTIVNMQAENAQRVVSCGVLQTPRFGRKLSFDFMPGAKVSFECNEGFILLGDQRRECLSNGLWNVPEYGYTECLREVYYTRRIAFIAIGIIFLVICPLMLCIVCGVYRYRQKQLKEDPHWQMPVLPRSRASSARNLRTLNYDDDSDTDASTLKKTKKWDLDENDEDVTSSEGEKPKQSGRRSLRASGTDLDQHQNHDHEDHEDDDDFDEADVHTGTIHPAGYHQPLSPEEADQLHRQQYSPAFSGLDSRTSGASSINYTPQAATQNRFGGVPVLPSNTQYYSRPPSGVPTATATPLRTAPTPLTQESGLPSPPLATSPTPSVQKSTEV; this is encoded by the exons ATGCGCTTCAAACTGTTTGTGGTTTGTGCGCTGGCCTGTGGCTTCATGGCCTACGTCCTGGCCAACGAAAACATATCCACCGAGGAGGACCTGGACTATCAGGTTATCAACGCAGTGCCCCAAATCGTAACGAATCCAAAACCATCCCAGCCCGCCAAGCCCAAAACGGACACCGAATTCGTGGAGGTGGTGAAGGATGTGCCCAAAACGACGACAAAACCGAAACCCAGTACGAGCCCCACCCCGAAGCCCACTCCCGGTGGCCAGCGGATGATACCTGTGGTGCATGTCACCAGCCGCGGAACCGACGATGTCCTCACCGTGGCAGGATTGAAACCACAGAAGCAGTTCGGAGCTCTAGTCATGCCAGACGAGTACATGGGCGAGTTGATAGATATCAACACTGGTTACAATTGGG ATCCCAACAATAATGTCGCTCCGCCTGGATCGCCTTCGACTGCTGCGGGGGGATACACCATCACTCCCGCCCGATTGGCAGAGCTTCGGAGCAACTTCATGTACTGGTTCTTCGACAAGGACACGAAAGGGGGACGTGGTGATTACCAGTTTGATATCCACGCCTCGATGACGCAGCTCCACAAGAATCTTAACTTCCAAATGCCTTTCTACGGATTCCGTTTCAACTACACAAGG CTCTCCCTCAATGGTTATTTGGAGTTCTCCGATCCCCCAGAGTACCTGACCTATCCCCTCGTCTTCCCGATTAAGGACTGGCCCACCAAGCGGGATCCCTCGTTCATGGGCATCTTCTTCAGCAAGTGCCGTGTCGGACGCATCTATCCCTCGGATATTGACCAGCGCACACCCGGTGTTTACTTCCG CGTGGAACGTGATCTGATGGGACGGACGGACCAGATGGGCGTGGAGGTGCGGGAGCGCACCATGTGGGATATCCGGCAGGGCGTGGTGGGCGCTGAGACTTTTGTACCCAAGCACGTGGTGATCGCCACCTGGAAGAACGTGTCCTTTGCCGGTGGCATTGACAACTCCCTCTTCATG ACAAACACATTCCAAATGGTTGTGGCCACTGACGAAGTCTACACCTACCTCATCTACAACTATGCCGTGCTGAACTGGTTGTCCCATACTGAGGCAGGAGGAGATACCACCACAGGAGCGGGTGGTGTGCCAGCATTC GTCGGTTTCAATGCTGGCAATGGCACTCAGGCCTACGAGTACAAGCCCTACAGCCAGAACATGGTAATACGAGATCTGGCCAACAGGGGATGGGCCAACGGATTCCCAGGACGTCATATTTTCCGAGTGGACGAGCAGATTTTGATTGGCTCTTGTAATAAGGACATAG atGCCGCTCTGTTGCCTCTGACCTTTGCTCCCGAATCTGGCAACATGTTGGGTGGTCAGGTGGTTAACATCACAGGTCCCTGCTTCGATCCAAACGTCCGGGTGACATGCCACTTCGATACGGAATCCGTACTGGGCACCTATGTGGACACGAACCGCGTTATTTGCGTGCAACCGTTCTTGAAGGCCGAAGGCTATATCCGATTCCAGATCTCCGTCGGCACCCAGCGGTTCAAGTGGCGCGGCAAGTACTTTGTGGAGACACCGGCCGCCGCCACCGAGAAGATCTTTTTCACCACCGACGACGTGTACAAGAAGAACCCCAGCGAGATCAAGATCACCTGGATCCCGTACAATTTGACCACGAATAACAATGCTAATGTGATGATCTCGCTTTGGGGTTACCGGGAGACAAAGATCGAGCCGCAGTTGGAATACATCGATGTAATCGAGCCTAGTTATTCGAATTCGGGCAGTTATGTAATCACACCGTCGAACTACTTGAATCGGAAGAACGTCAACCGCGACATGCAGTTCGGATTCTTGCAAATCAACCTCACCCAGCCGGATCAGTACTCTGGCCTCTCCATCAGCCC AGTCCTGTGGTCCCGACCAGTTCCATTGGCCTGGTACATGGCACCCCAGTGGAAGGAGCAGCACGGAATACAGTGGCCGCGGGCTCTTTGCGATAATTGGCTTCGCTCGGACCGATTCCTGAG GAACTTTGCTGCTGACCTGCCCCTATGCCCCTGCACTCTGGACCAGGCTGTCCTGGACAAAGGACGCTACCGACCGGATCGAGAGTGCGACAAGGACTCGAACCCCAGTTGCCTCAGGCATCGTGGCGCCATTCATTGCGTGGTCAGTGGAACGCCAGT TGCCCAAGGAGCTGAACAGCAGTGCTGCTACGATCGCTATGGCTACCTTATGCTGACCTACGACCAGATGTGGGGCTCCCGACCCCGTCGCGTCCACAACCTGGGCAAGATGCCCTGGAACGAGGCCAGCAAAGTGCCCTCGCTGTCCATGTGGTTCCACGACATGCGTCCCTTCTACTCCTGCTGTGCCTGGCAAGAGGAACAGGCCGTCGGATGCGAAACCTATCGCTTTGAGCGTCGTCCTTCGCAGGATTGTGTGGCCTACCAGGCGCCTGGTATCGCCGGCGTATTCGGTGACCCTCACTTCGTAACCTTTGACGGCACGGCGTACACTTTCAATGGCCTGGGAGAGTTCGTCCTGGCCCGTAGTATAGACGAGAGCAACCGCTTTGAGGTCCAGGGACGATTCCAGCAGCTACCATCTAACTATTACGGCGATGTCCAGGCCACCCAGTTGACGGCAGTGGCGATGCGCGgaaacaccaccaccaccattgAGGTACGTTTGCGTCCACTGCACGCCAGGTGGCGCTACCGCCTGGATGTCCTGGCCGACGGTCGTCGGGTGTACTTCGATCGCGAGAGTCTCAAGTTCCAGCACTTTGACGGTGTAACCGTCTACACTCCTACCTACCTGCTCAACCAGTCCCAGGTGGTGGTGCAATTCGATGCCGGCATTGGTGTAGAAGTGGTGGAGAACGAAGGATTTATGACAGGACGCGTTTTCCTGCCCTGGAATTTCATT aacaaaacGGCAGGACTCTTTGGCAACTGGAGTTTCAACAAGCTGGATGACTTTGTCCTGCCCAACGGACAGGTTGCTACGATAAATACCAACGATCTGCGCAGCATCCACACCAACTTTGGCCTCAAATGGATGCTCACGGACCGGGATGTGCCCGGAGTGGGAGCGGCTCTCTTTACCCGCGAATTCGGACGGATGTCTAGTTACTACGCCAATTCCACTTTCCAGCCGAACTACGTGCTTGATCCGGCGGACTTCCTGCCCGGAAATCGAAGCTACGACGCGGAACGGGCTGAGGAGTTGTGCGGCGAATGTTTGCAGTGTCAGTACGATTATGCAATGACCTTGAATCGGGATTTGGCGCACTTTACCAAGAACTACTACGACACTATAGTCAATATGCAGGCAGAAAATGCTCA GCGCGTTGTATCCTGTGGTGTCCTGCAAACTCCCCGATTTGGTCGCAAGCTAAGCTTTGACTTTATGCCGGGTGCCAAGGTGTCCTTTGAGTGTAACGAGGGCTTCATTCTGCTGGGTGATCAGAGGAGAGAGTGCCTCTCCAATGGCCTTTGGAATGTACCTGAGTATGGTTACACGGAATGTTTAC GTGAGGTGTACTACACGCGTCGCATCGCTTTCATTGCAATTGGCATTATCTTCCTGGTGATCTGCCCCCTGATGCTCTGCATCGTCTGCGGCGTCTACCGCTACCGCCAGAAGCAGCTGAAGGAGGACCCCCATTGGCAGATGCCCGTTCTGCCCCGGTCCCGGGCCAGCTCTGCTCGCAATCTGAGGACCCTGAACTATGACGACGATAGCGATACGGATGCCAGCACTTTGAAGAAAA CTAAGAAATGGGATCTGGATGAGAACGACGAGGATGTAACCTCATCCGAAG GTGAGAAGCCGAAGCAGTCGGGTCGCCGCTCCCTGCGAGCCTCTGGAACGGACTTGGATCAGCATCAGAACCACGATCATGAAGATCACGAGGACGACGATGACTTTGACGAGGCGGACGTTCACACGGGCACCATTCATCCGGCCGGATACCACCAGCCCCTGTCGCCGGAGGAAGCTGATCAGCTGCACCGCCAGCAGTACAGCCCCGCCTTCAGTGGCCTGGACAGCCGCACGAGCGGCGCCAGCTCCATAAATTACACTCCCCAGGCGGCGACTCAGAACCGCTTTGGTGGAGTCCCGGTCCTCCCCAGCAATACCCAGTACTACAGCCGTCCGCCCTCCGGAGTGCCCACCGCCACGGCCACCCCCCTCCGGACAGCACCTACGCCGTTGACGCAAGAAAGCGGCCTGCCGTCGCCCCCGCTGGCCACTTCACCTACCCCCTCCGTCCAGAAGTCCACGGAGGTTTAA